The DNA region GTGTTTTTGTTACAACAATACATCTTTACTCTCACATACCCTGTGAATTAATATATTCAAAAAGTGTCAAAATTTTAACACAGATATTaagtatattatataaatagaaccctttttaaataaaaatgtgtactataaataaatttaatacagCACTAACAGTTCTTTGgatataattgttttcatgatTTTTAGTTGCACTGGAAGAATAGCAGCAGcactattatatatacaataatgagATAACAAATACAGGTTGTATCCTATATTGTCCAACTATGTACAGAGAAGAGTCTGCTTtctggttttgtttttaaaagtgtAAAAGATACCAAAAGTTTAGTTATAACAAACAATCTCTTCTTGTTTAATTTCTATACCATAGTTTACAAAATCAGACAACAGAGCTGTTTCAAGACCTTTTCTCTTAGAATCTTGGAGGGTTTCTTCTGATTTAAGGATTCTCCTCGTCTTTTTAACTTAATATCATCATCTATATCAAGACTTATCTCTGTTTCTCCTTCTCCGTGTTCCGAATGGACATCATCAGAAATGCAGCTTGTGAAGAAATGGTTATACTAAGCGATATCTTTAGAAAATTGTACAACTTAACATGCACAAGAAATTGGTCTCAATTAAATGTAGTGAACTTACAGACAAAACACATATTACTAGTATCCTACTAATACTCATAGCAAAACTATAACACATACTGTACctaacacaaaatgtttactaaatGATGCCAAACAGTACAGTTCTCAAACCACAGTAGTAAGTTTACAGAAAATAAAAGGAATAATAACTTAAATGTATGTTTAAGGTATGGCACAATACAGACACATTACTTTAGTAAACAAACTAAAGATACATGATTCCAATTTAAGTACACACCTACAATTAATAAGataaacataaatacaaaatattgaaaGCACTCAGAACATAGACAATAAATAATGCAGGGAAGATGGGAATTACTagttaatttaacatttaactaGATGAATTTAACAGTTTCGCAACGATCTAACAATCACAGAaatgatgataaataataaatgaatacagtaaCATCTAATGTTTTTGTGAAATCAATGACATGaccaaaatatactgtaatgaaATTCAGTCAACAGaaatctcaataatactgtttaacaataatatacagtaaaactaaaataaagatTTGTTTGACAGaatcataaattaaataaaaacaactgtTCATTgctaatatgaaaataaaacacttgataaattatcaaaatataaaacttCGATACTATAAAAGGGTTCGCAAAACATAATAAGAGGACTAAATATGTGTGATGAACATGGCACACTTACTTGGTAGAATCAAGATGGCGTTTTCTTAGCTCGGTATTTGCGTTATCATCGTTCATCATTAGATCTTCAATACCATTGTGATTTCCATTGAAGACATGCTCATCAGCATCAGTTTCTAGAGTGTTGTCATTGTCATCCTCGTCATCATCTTCATCCACATTTACGCTGCTAACACTTTCACTTTTCCGTACAACCTTGGTGAAAGtcaatcaactttattttagatcggtataacaaataaaatgtcaGTCACAatgcaataaacaaaaattttatTGGGAAAAAGTTATTCCGCAGAAATAGCAGGAAAAGCCTACTTAACTGTTGCTGCTGCTGTGTCATGTGTGCATAGCAAAATATACCTCATGATTTTTCACTGTTGTTAACATACAAGAGACAGTTACCCGTCATTTCAATTGATAATTTGCTATAGCAATTTTTTCGCGATGGGTGTACGGTAAGCATGTGCCACCAAATCGTAAATCTCGCAATTGTTCAGTTGTTCCCTAATacgttgtcaaaatatggttctcggtaaagttgtcctttaaaGGGTTCAATGATTAACGTTTAAAGGAACACGACCGAGGTgcatatatttaatatattttacatcTAATTCAGAATTTCTTTATCAAATGtcaaattaataaaagaaaattaaaatagtttaaataaaacaatttttgcacaaatttattaaatgcaCTAGTATTTGGttattttgattacattttcTTACCATAAATGCCTTGGGATCTGAAACACTCATTTTGCTTTTCTTGGGAGCTGCTTCTAAAgcctaattaaaataaaagtagagaaattcaaaatgaaatgaaGGATACAATAaactgttaagctctgtctacactatcaaatttaatgTGACAACAaactgtgatgtgtccatatatggacacgatgatgtcatatcactaccatatttgagcatatcactaccatatttgggtatatacACTTTTTTGGCTAACTAGTAAAAGCTTTAGAAATGTTTGCAAGGTGCTGAAACTGTGCCATAAGACAGAAGAccacataatttaaatttcttcaATGAGGAGAATTAACTGAGAGAAATAATTCGCAAAAAAGACAGCACCAAAGGGCATGATGTTTATTATTTCAGCCCATAAGATAAAGATAACTCAAGATTTGAATATGTTACGTCACTATATATAGTATTGATCTTTCTGAAAAACATAAGCATGGTCTCTAAGTTTTTACTTAGTACTTACTTATTACTGCTAAATTATTTAGGAAGATTATGACACTATCGTGCAAACCaaccaacaacaacaaaaaaaacaaatttttaaaaaaacaagaaaacaaagAAAGTACTATAAATTTTTCCAAGTAACAAACATCTTTCTCATTGAATAGAATATGCTAGCAAAGCTACTCCCAGCAACTATAACATCCACTCATTGCCAGACAAAACTTGCACACGTACGTATTTAATTACTGGTTCATCGTAAAGAATTGTATACAAATAACATCTTTATCTTTTTATGTTCATTACTTACTCTGACACAAAGTCTTATAAACAACCTGCTTTGTGGACCGGAGTGATCTACATTAAAAGGCTGCTCTAGGACAAAATCTGGCTGAGACAAAACACGGCGCAAGGGAATATTCAACACACCAACAGACTTGTCTTTCTTACTGTCTTTTATCTGgtaaataaatataagtatATAACAAAACCGAAAAAGATtaataaatgatgaaaaaaccttttttgaaaatgaaaaagttaaagaaattctttaacaatttgaaaatgaaattagaCATTTTTGGGAATAACACATTGATTTTATAGATTCTTACCGTTACATCAAGTGATTGGACATTTGGATCTTGCACAAGAAAATGGAACACTTGTTCCCAAACAGGACTGCTGTTATCAACGATTATCTGAAATAGAAGAATGTGTAAAATGTAATGAGAAAAATggaatacaatttaaattttatcgaGGTTTTTTTATTGCACACTTGACAGACGATAGTAAAGATAATgcatgctaaaaaatactactaTCTGGTATGGTAGTTTCTAAATCTACACCAGATTTTGAAATTGGAGCAGCTGCGGCCATTGTATCGATGCAGATTTTATCAAAAAGGTTGTGAACATGTAACATGCTTAGTAAAATCACAAAAAGATTCTAGCATAGTTGTAACAAAAGTTTGCAGAAAATAATTTGGCTTTTTATGAAGACTAATAACTATTTAAGAATTTTACCTTTTGATAAATaagaagtttttaaaaaaagtttttaaatatttatataatatcaaAAAGAACTTACACGACTTTTGTGTTCCACATGACCTAAGGACAGAAGACAGTATGGACTAGGCAAACTAGATGATTTCTTGGACGTCTATGCgagaatataaaaacattattacatTTTGAGTAGTGTTATGAATGTACAGTACTGGTACATGCTAGCACATTGACTTTGCGCCAACCACTCGCAGAATAATGAATCATACAGTACATCATTATCATACTTACAGGTAAATCTTTGGCCGAGTCAAGACGAACAATTAAAATTGCTGATGACACAAGTTCACCCATTGTGGACTCAATATGACGACACTGAGCAAGTTGCTAAAAAATATGTATGAATATAACATGAgtgaaataaacaattaaatttatacattttaattaatatgcaACATGTATATGATTATGATAGTGTATACACATCTATTTACAGTCACTAAAACAtaacattaaacattatttattaataaactgCTTTTAGTATATGAACTTGTTgatatatatattgaaattcattttctaaagaaaagaaattatcTGCGCTTTTGAGTACAATAATATTAGATGGATCAAAGGGCGAGAGTGGTACGAGATCTAAAATCTTGTCCACTCCCAATATGCAAACTACTATTTCCATAGATTTTAGCAAGAgacttaaggccaatttacacagacaagcggtaatggtaataaaatatacaatctatgttattccttatgaccatttaaacacaacgcggagcggacggtAGAAACAGATTCTATGGACAAGCTACACAGTTTTCCGcttaccactcgtctgtgtaaattggcctttaattTGATAGGTTTGATGTAAtgctataatttattaataagtaATAAACACATATTTAAGTAATGTATGTTATTTTCTTGGGCAATCCAACACTTACAGCCTCAGCTATGGTGTGgaatttgacaattttaaaccgtaaataaaatataaatatgttaaataaacaaatgtgCGATTCTGCTTTTAGTACTTACAACATTTAGGTCGTTCATTGTATGACTCAAACTAAGCCATGTTAAGTTTATGTGTAGTTCACCATTTGTAGCATCTTCTAAAGGTAACCActgtaataaaaacatgaatatgTCAAAGCTAACAGTGCTGTGAACTTGTCATGTTAagtgttattatgttatattaattattcttatatattattattattatcaagcaattctcattctcacagatttcctcatctttatcgtttcaaattaattaattaaatttcagtatttcaccgggcggtttagaattaatgttctttgcctgatttgtttatacatatatatataaacaaataaggcaaagaacattaattctaaaccgcccgatgaaatactgaaatttaattaattaatttgaaacaataaagatgaggaaatctgtgagaatgagaaaaagtcgccccaaccgagactcgaactcggaccgcctgcttgatatgcagatgtcctaaccattagaccactggggctttcatgatattgttcgaactcgattggatatcgactctttaacattctcggcgtggtacggcagaactgcactagtcctcagttgtacgcacgcgcaacagagatcaaattgatacgccctcatctttcagtatttttattctcgaggcgggatctccgaagagatacttttatatattataaacacagcaggcaaagaacattattattataatattattattatatacatatacatatatatatataaacaaatcaggcaaagaacagtaattctaaaccgcccggagATATAccgaaatttaattaattaatttgaaacgataaagatgaggaaatctgtgagaatgagaaaaagtcgccccaaccgagactcgaactcagACCGTctatatatatacaaacaaatgtATCATTTCTTTAGTCCGATTTTTAATATGCGGCTAAAATTTTTATCGCCACAATGTAAGTGTcaagttttttgtttgttacaaAATGGAGGTTGTGCTGAATTTTTCCGGATCATCAGCACAATTTTAACCttccaaaaacaaaattacaatgcaaTTTCCAGGGATGTGGGCGCCATTACATTCCTAAAATTAGTCCCGGGAAGAAGATTTTAGGCCGCAAAATAAAAAGTTTGCGGAACGCTGCTTTAGTCAACTTGAATTTACAATACAGAATGTGATATAAATTCTGAAAAAACTGCAAAAGCATTTCCTAAATAAATACAGCAATATATATAGCATTGTACTCACTGAATCCAGGCTTCCAGCTTGTGAAATATGATCAATGTCAAGACttaggctaaaaattaaaaacaaaacaattattaaataaaacatttatgttCATTGTTACCATATGAATTTGATTCCAAATTTCaatgaaaatataacaatttagtATTGTGATGATGTTTTTTCTTGAGATGAATGACTAgtacaaaattgttttttttgaGATGAGGCAACTGGTGTCACACCATCTAACAAAACAATTAGTGAGTTGATGTTTTCCTTGATATGAGATGACTGGTGCATCAAACAAATTGTTATGTAATACTGTAGTCAATtctcaaaaataaattatagaaaTGCATGTTTCATATGCATTCCCCTTATCCCCCAGCTATATCTATTTTTGTCTCTTATTACACTTTCCACAACAACCTTGCTTCTCCTACACCTTATACTGTTCCCTTCCACTACCTACACACCTTACACTCTGGTGCAAATGaatcaaacaaaaaaagtggtattaaatattagtttacCTATTGTtcgtaaatataaataattgtgcAAAAACATATGAAATAATACTCATAAACTGATGGTCGatagataaataaaacaacataatacaaaaacaaatatgatCACAATTGAAAAATTGAATGTTCAAATGATTCCTCCTCATCTCTATGATGTCAACTACACACACATGGGTTACCAATGATATAGAAATATGTGGTGAGCAACAGTGCTGCCATGATAATGTTGGGCTAGAGGCTCAGTTGTATTGTTGGTGCAGAGTGGTGCAAGTAGATATAATTTCTATTACAGATGaaatatattgattataatatgtttaaatagatatatatatataatatatataaaatatataattcctttaatatataaataaatgcttGTTAGAatagtatagtatatagtatagtagtcaaatttaataatatgacgACCTATACACATATATACGTGCTTTTGAGATAGGTAGGTTTAGTTTTATAATCTCGACTACCATTTTATATTTCTGCTAAAAATACCATTACGTCCACCAGTACTGCTGCAACTCCTAGGCAACCACCCTTAATTGTGCAGATTCATTACACCCCCAACAAAGTACAACATTAGGTTTCAATTACCTATTATGATTTGTTCTGCTTTAAATGACACAAAAAGGAAAACTGGGAGTCAAAAATTATTAAACCATCATCCCAACTTTCTATTTTGTTAGACAGTTTTGAAATGTTATATGGAAAGCATGTTTTGCCAATATTGGGAGGTTAAAGGTCAACATTTGACCTCAGACTCCCACTCACTTTCCAAGAGGGTCATCTGAACTGTGTGTATCATAATCAAAGAGGTCTAGGTTTAGAAACTGCCCATCAATCACATCAACTACTGcctgaaattaaaaatttaatgtCAATGTCAATCTTCTTTTTTTATAAGAAAAGGGGTATGACCACATCTATTCCAATTAGAAGTGGTTCCatacattttgtataataaatagtaataaataataatcattctCGCGCAGATGTAGTGACATTTCTTGAAATTTCAGAAGTTAAAAACTTTTCAATCATCAATCGCAAAAGTATGGAACCACAAAACAAGATTGAAATACACATGGCATCCGCTGCAAGACTCACTTTCCCATTGGATCATCTTTGTCTGCGTCTTTATCAAAAAGGTCAATTTCCACTGTCTGCCCGAGTTTCTCAAACACGACAACCTAGAGACAAATAAGAGCCTTGCAAACTGGTCATAACCAATCATGCATTTCCTTATATGATTCGTTCtaaattaactaaaaaaatactattaaagtgtattattatttatgccTATTAGTATATTGGGACCCAACAAACTGTCCCTTTAATGGGTGCTCGCTTAATATGGGTTAACCATagtgttaaaaatatatattttatagccTTTTTTTCAGTTTATGTAAAAGTGTCCCTTTATAGGGGTGTACCCtaaataggtgtgtcccctaaataggtgtgtcccctaaatgggtgtgtcccctgaatagggatgccCCAAATagttctactgtattataattgaAATCTATTAGACCTGAATTTAAGTCTTCACCTTATCAAAACTATCTAGAAGAATACCATACTTAAACACTGAATATTACTATCTAAAGTTAATCGATGCAAACACCGAAGTGAGATACCTGGATACTTATGTTGAATAGCTCTATCTCTAAATAACACTGCTGTATGAAATGGAACAACTTCTTTGAATAGCTAAAAAACTACACATTTTAAGCATGCAATAATCAAAGATAAAAATgaagtggagctgtagcttggtggttaacatgcttgccttcaatcctgacctagtgccaagGTTGTAAATCCACTCCCTGGGCCTTAAATTAGATTTAGTTTTTAAtaacgataaattataaaatagtttatccattctGTAACTAGCGAGTTTGTGcttgctgttggatgagtatgaaaaaGAAGTTTAGAGTATTTAGTTTTACTAAGTATTACAAACATCATGCGCTATAACTAGCAATGTTATTCTAATTTCCTAATTCTATGGACATTACCTCTCGTTTTTAAACATGCCATAATAAAATCTAGTATGAGAATGGAGAAAGCATACAGTTTGTTatgtcaaaataatataaatgtctAGTACTGTAATACAATTATCATATATAATGAAACGGTTAGTAAAATCTATCTATAAGTGTCATAACATTATGATTCTAATTGGGCATGAGCAGTCAATTGGGTTGTGAGACGGAACTTATTATCGACTGACTCACAACTCAATTTAAACCTCATGTACACAAGCTGTAAACATAACCATGATGGATTTgacattaaaactaaaaaaagtaCATGCAAAAAGGTAAAATCTGTAGGCAGTTACCTCAAAATATTTATTCCAACTTGGGTCACAGGTATTATTTATCACCTTTGTTTTGAACTTGTGAGCGCCcactgaaaaaaaacaaaaaaacatctatAATACTCAAgattaaatgattaaaaaaattaatagtaTGATATAGTCTACTTAGGCTATGTTTCCAAAGCTGTAAgaaaattatcggttaattttttaaccataattattaaaacaatatagtGCGCATTTGCAGACATTACCGAACAACCAACTACCCAATCACAGTGCAACAATTTGACTTTTAGGTTAAAGGTTAACATTATTGCATTTTATCCGATAATTATAAACTGATTTGAATCAGACAACTATTCTTGAGCGGAACAGTTTCCACAGAAAATTTATTggcatttccttttttttttgtgtttagtGAATATAGAATGACATCTTTTTCAAATTTCCCAGAATGGGGTTACTCCTAAATTAGAACAGGGGGTAGGCATTCTACTACAGACATTTAAGACTATCTACTTCAAATCAAATAGGGGAATAGTACCTTCCACAACCACATAGGGGTCAGACTTTCCCTTCTTTAAAAATCCGATATCCATTTTCATCAAATTTCGAGCTTCCACAATATTGATTCTCAATAcaccctaaaaaacaaaatCCACTTAGTATCAGTTATTGATGAAATAACATGGAAagcaaagaaaaacaatacaggcaatatgaaaattatataatacataatttataattatgacACCAGGGGCTTTTAgtgaatgaattattaatacaataaagCATTGGGCAAGAAGTAATGGATAcagattatttatttacagataatttaataattgagTGGTTAATGATATTGTAAAACATAAAGGCAATATAGGTATATACCATGTATTCTGCTTAACTGCATAACATGGCGTTAAGTTTGTGGTGGGTTTAACTGGGAATTGAAATGTATTGGACTGAACCAAGGCAATccaacaacaggacactgagctcgccttgacAAAATAGGAACtcaaaacagtttttttttaatcttgtatcttgctgcgacaaataccaacagtactgtacataatcTGTGACATGtggtgtctgttaaggggcaTGGACCTGATCGTGTCCCAGCCACCGTtaaaaccctttgatctctggagctcAGCATTCTGTTCTTAGATTGCCTTGACTGACTTAGTatgttaatacaatttaaaatattgccataggtaaaccctttgatctctggagctGCATTCTGTTCTAGATTGCCTTGATTGAACTTATTGAAGTTTACTGCACTGCACATTTAGAAGTGCGTCAATATTCACATGACAGAGGTGTATTACCACATAagtatattaatacaattttaaatatcgAGTTGCTGCCACAGATAAACCCATTGTGTGTTTTACCACATTagtatattaatacaattttaaatattgagTTGCTGCCACAGGTAAACCCATCGTGTGTATTACCACATTagtatattaatacaattttaaatatttagttgCTGCCACAGGTAAACCCATTGTGTGTATATACCACATTAGTATGGTAATACAATTTGTTGCCTTACCTCAGGCATGGGGTATTTCAAACTTGTCAGGTCCACATCTTCCATAAGACTGACGGGTATACGGTTTGGCAACACAAGGAAATGCGCAATTTGATCCTCAATGATGTTACGAAGGATACCACTAACGAAAGAAAagtgtaatatttatatttacacatCTTTATTCATTTACGTTtgcttatttaaaattatttcctCAACTTAATTTATTCTCCTGTTCATAATATGTTGAAGATTTTTTTGCAGTAAGTAGccattaattttttaattggacatttttaaaatgatatgtCTGACAAATGACAAAACACCATCTGATATTGTTCAGTACCAATTAACAACAGGTTTTTTGTCATCTGGTACTGGTTCAATGATTTTCACAAGAGGTGAACGGAAATAAACCATCACTGTGACACAATGATAAAAGAAATTCCACATTTTAACCTCaacaatttttaacaattttaaatatatataaaagtaattAGGTAATAAtctaaattattacaaatttagaTATCACAATCATCAATTGTGATTGAATAATAAGTGGAGAAGCTTCAGACTCTCACAGGTAAGAAAAATCAGTTGAAAAAGCCAACATTTCTTTTCAtctcatttttcattttattttgattttctaTATATAGAGAGAGCTTGTAGCCCCACTATTTTATTGATTCTTTGAACTAAATATAGCTGCACATGCAAATATTCTTAATGCATTTATCGATAAAGATATTTATCTCACCTTATGCCTGGGATGTCAAGTACATCTGCTAAATTGGTTAAATTAAAATCTGTAGCCTGAAAGCGAGTAGATTATATACTTTAAACCATTATACTATAATTAAGAGCATAAAATTAGAAAATTGTGGATGTAAGCCCTACGAAAGAGAGAAAAGGTTACCCCTTGTTAACTTCTCCACAATTCCAGTAATTGAACAATAATTAATGCACA from Antedon mediterranea chromosome 2, ecAntMedi1.1, whole genome shotgun sequence includes:
- the LOC140040559 gene encoding extended synaptotagmin-2-like isoform X4, with the protein product MEASTSSGAADSDDLNSNLDDETTPDIKETTSHAVDDLLPILKKYVGVFFMLFSIWFMGYCGFSSSWVFMIVIVLLLREKATKRKEVKLLVARQAVTSERQVIEAAVQELPSWVYFPDTERAEWLNKIVKQLWPFIEGYVTDLLKETVEPSVQEALPSYLKSFRFEKIKLGRYPPRIGGVKVYTDKVARDEIVMDLELFYAGDCDIEISFKTLKRIKAGIQDIQLHGTLRVEIKPLVNIMPLIGGMSFFFLNKPATDFNLTNLADVLDIPGISGILRNIIEDQIAHFLVLPNRIPVSLMEDVDLTSLKYPMPEGVLRINIVEARNLMKMDIGFLKKGKSDPYVVVEVGAHKFKTKVINNTCDPSWNKYFEAVVDVIDGQFLNLDLFDYDTHSSDDPLGNLSLDIDHISQAGSLDSWLPLEDATNGELHINLTWLSLSHTMNDLNVQLAQCRHIESTMGELVSSAILIVRLDSAKDLPTSKKSSSLPSPYCLLSLGHVEHKSRIIVDNSSPVWEQVFHFLVQDPNVQSLDVTIKDSKKDKSVGVLNIPLRRVLSQPDFVLEQPFNVDHSGPQSRLFIRLCVRALEAAPKKSKMSVSDPKAFMVVRKSESVSSVNVDEDDDEDDNDNTLETDADEHVFNGNHNGIEDLMMNDDNANTELRKRHLDSTNCISDDVHSEHGEGETEISLDIDDDIKLKRRGESLNQKKPSKILREKVLKQLCCLIL
- the LOC140040559 gene encoding extended synaptotagmin-2-like isoform X3 — its product is MEASTSSGAADSDDLNSNLDDETTPDIKETTSHAVDDLLPILKKYVGVFFMLFSIWFMGYCGFSSSWVFMIVIVLLLREKATKRKEVKLLVARQAVTSERQVIEAAVQELPSWVYFPDTERAEWLNKIVKQLWPFIEGYVTDLLKETVEPSVQEALPSYLKSFRFEKIKLGRYPPRIGGVKVYTDKVARDEIVMDLELFYAGDCDIEISFKTLKRIKAGIQDIQLHGTLRVEIKPLVNIMPLIGGMSFFFLNKPATDFNLTNLADVLDIPGISGILRNIIEDQIAHFLVLPNRIPVSLMEDVDLTSLKYPMPEGVLRINIVEARNLMKMDIGFLKKGKSDPYVVVEVGAHKFKTKVINNTCDPSWNKYFEAVVDVIDGQFLNLDLFDYDTHSSDDPLGNLSLDIDHISQAGSLDSWLPLEDATNGELHINLTWLSLSHTMNDLNVQLAQCRHIESTMGELVSSAILIVRLDSAKDLPTSKKSSSLPSPYCLLSLGHVEHKSRIIVDNSSPVWEQVFHFLVQDPNVQSLDVTIKDSKKDKSVGVLNIPLRRVLSQPDFVLEQPFNVDHSGPQSRLFIRLCVRALEAAPKKSKMSVSDPKAFMVVRKSESVSSVNVDEDDDEDDNDNTLETDADEHVFNGNHNGIEDLMMNDDNANTELRKRHLDSTNLQALYPYGRLQLSLSYSKARSKLTVLVQKATQIIGVNSDRTSNAYVRIYLMPDKSSRHKTKVIKKTRNPIFNERFEFHCSESNLSDAYLDVCIKNSAFLSVSTTCLGKVEIPLNSMDLSTGNSDWYVLQKDEEDDSISRISAS
- the LOC140040559 gene encoding extended synaptotagmin-2-like isoform X1; protein product: MEASTSSGAADSDDLNSNLDDETTPDIKETTSHAVDDLLPILKKYVGVFFMLFSIWFMGYCGFSSSWVFMIVIVLLLREKATKRKEVKLLVARQAVTSERQVIEAAVQELPSWVYFPDTERAEWLNKIVKQLWPFIEGYVTDLLKETVEPSVQEALPSYLKSFRFEKIKLGRYPPRIGGVKVYTDKVARDEIVMDLELFYAGDCDIEISFKTLKRIKAGIQDIQLHGTLRVEIKPLVNIMPLIGGMSFFFLNKPATDFNLTNLADVLDIPGISGILRNIIEDQIAHFLVLPNRIPVSLMEDVDLTSLKYPMPEGVLRINIVEARNLMKMDIGFLKKGKSDPYVVVEVGAHKFKTKVINNTCDPSWNKYFEAVVDVIDGQFLNLDLFDYDTHSSDDPLGNLSLDIDHISQAGSLDSWLPLEDATNGELHINLTWLSLSHTMNDLNVQLAQCRHIESTMGELVSSAILIVRLDSAKDLPTSKKSSSLPSPYCLLSLGHVEHKSRIIVDNSSPVWEQVFHFLVQDPNVQSLDVTIKDSKKDKSVGVLNIPLRRVLSQPDFVLEQPFNVDHSGPQSRLFIRLCVRALEAAPKKSKMSVSDPKAFMVVRKSESVSSVNVDEDDDEDDNDNTLETDADEHVFNGNHNGIEDLMMNDDNANTELRKRHLDSTKSLQALYPYGRLQLSLSYSKARSKLTVLVQKATQIIGVNSDRTSNAYVRIYLMPDKSSRHKTKVIKKTRNPIFNERFEFHCSESNLSDAYLDVCIKNSAFLSVSTTCLGKVEIPLNSMDLSTGNSDWYVLQKDEEDDSISRISAS
- the LOC140040559 gene encoding extended synaptotagmin-2-like isoform X2; the protein is MEASTSSGAADSDDLNSNLDDETTPDIKETTSHAVDDLLPILKKYVGVFFMLFSIWFMGYCGFSSSWVFMIVIVLLLREKATKRKEVKLLVARQAVTSERQVIEAAVQELPSWVYFPDTERAEWLNKIVKQLWPFIEGYVTDLLKETVEPSVQEALPSYLKSFRFEKIKLGRYPPRIGGVKVYTDKVARDEIVMDLELFYAGDCDIEISFKTLKRIKAGIQDIQLHGTLRVEIKPLVNIMPLIGGMSFFFLNKPATDFNLTNLADVLDIPGISGILRNIIEDQIAHFLVLPNRIPVSLMEDVDLTSLKYPMPEGVLRINIVEARNLMKMDIGFLKKGKSDPYVVVEVGAHKFKTKVINNTCDPSWNKYFEVVVFEKLGQTVEIDLFDKDADKDDPMGNLSLDIDHISQAGSLDSWLPLEDATNGELHINLTWLSLSHTMNDLNVQLAQCRHIESTMGELVSSAILIVRLDSAKDLPTSKKSSSLPSPYCLLSLGHVEHKSRIIVDNSSPVWEQVFHFLVQDPNVQSLDVTIKDSKKDKSVGVLNIPLRRVLSQPDFVLEQPFNVDHSGPQSRLFIRLCVRALEAAPKKSKMSVSDPKAFMVVRKSESVSSVNVDEDDDEDDNDNTLETDADEHVFNGNHNGIEDLMMNDDNANTELRKRHLDSTKSLQALYPYGRLQLSLSYSKARSKLTVLVQKATQIIGVNSDRTSNAYVRIYLMPDKSSRHKTKVIKKTRNPIFNERFEFHCSESNLSDAYLDVCIKNSAFLSVSTTCLGKVEIPLNSMDLSTGNSDWYVLQKDEEDDSISRISAS
- the LOC140040559 gene encoding extended synaptotagmin-2-like isoform X5 produces the protein MEASTSSGAADSDDLNSNLDDETTPDIKETTSHAVDDLLPILKKYVGVFFMLFSIWFMGYCGFSSSWVFMIVIVLLLREKATKRKEVKLLVARQAVTSERQVIEAAVQELPSWVYFPDTERAEWLNKIVKQLWPFIEGYVTDLLKETVEPSVQEALPSYLKSFRFEKIKLGRYPPRIGGVKVYTDKVARDEIVMDLELFYAGDCDIEISFKTLKRIKAGIQDIQLHGTLRVEIKPLVNIMPLIGGMSFFFLNKPATDFNLTNLADVLDIPGISGILRNIIEDQIAHFLVLPNRIPVSLMEDVDLTSLKYPMPEGVLRINIVEARNLMKMDIGFLKKGKSDPYVVVEVGAHKFKTKVINNTCDPSWNKYFEAVVDVIDGQFLNLDLFDYDTHSSDDPLGNLSLDIDHISQAGSLDSWLPLEDATNGELHINLTWLSLSHTMNDLNVQLAQCRHIESTMGELVSSAILIVRLDSAKDLPTSKKSSSLPSPYCLLSLGHVEHKSRIIVDNSSPVWEQVFHFLVQDPNVQSLDVTIKDSKKDKSVGVLNIPLRRVLSQPDFVLEQPFNVDHSGPQSRLFIRLCVRALEAAPKKSKMSVSDPKAFMVVRKSESVSSVNVDEDDDEDDNDNTLETDADEHVFNGNHNGIEDLMMNDDNANTELRKRHLDSTNA